A region of the Myxococcus stipitatus DSM 14675 genome:
GGGATGCTGGAGAGGCGGCGAGCGATGTCCAGGATGTCCGGCCGGATGAGCGGCTCGCCCCCGGTGAGGCGCACGCGGCGGATGCCCATGGCCGCGAAGAGGGAGGCGATGCGCGCCAGCTCCTCGGGGCTCAGCAGGTCCTTCTTGCCGCCCCACGACGCGGGGGAGCAGTACGTGCAGCGGAAGTTGCAGCGGTCCGTGATGCTCAGCCGCAGGTATGTCATGCGGCGCCCCTGCGCGTCCAGCAAGGGCGGAGCGAGCGGGTCTGTGGCGGGAACGGGCGTCATCACGGGCGGGCTGACTTCATAACAGCCGCCGGAGGCCCGTTCATCTCCATTCCCCGCGCTGGCTCAGCCCTCGCTGCCCGTGGCGGACCGGATGATGGGCGCCTTGGTCTCCGCGGGCTCGCTCGTGCTCGGGCGCGCAGGCGGGGCCGGAGCGGCCTCGAGGTCGTCGTCCAGGTCCGTCAGCCGCGCCAGCTCGGCCTCCGCGTCGTTGGCCTCCTGCTCCGCCTGGGGGAGCTGGAGCTTCTTGAGCGCCATCTCCTCCTTGATGCGGATGAGGCCCTCTTCGCCGATGTCCAGGAACGCCCGGACGACTTCCGGGTCGAACTGGGTGTTGGCGCAGCGGCGGATCTCCTGGATGGCGTTCGCGAACGACGTGCCCTTGCGGTACGGCCGGTCGCTCGTCATGGCGTCCAGCGTGTCGGCCACCGCGAAGATGCGCGCGCCGATGTGGATCTCCTGCCGCTGGAGTCCGCGCGGATAGCCCGCGCCGTCGAAGCGCTCCTGGTGCGACAGGACGATGGCGGACGGGGTGGCGAGGAAGGGGATGGCCTGGATCATCTGGAAGCCGATCTCCGGATGCTTGCGCATCTCCAGCCACTCGTCGGGCGTCAGCTTGCCCGGCTTGAGCAGCACCGCGTCCGGCACGCCAATCTTCCCGATGTCGTGCAGCAGCGCGCCGCGGCCAATCTCCTCCAGCTCCTTGCCCTGGATGCCCATGCGCGTGGCGATGGCGGACGTGTAGCTGACCACGCGCAGCGAGTGGTCGCTCGTCTCGTGCTCGCGCGCGTCGAGCGCGGCCACCAGCGCCAGCAGCGTGTTCTGGTAGGTGTTGGCGATGTTGTGCAGCGCGCTTCGCAGCTCCGCCGTGCGGTCCCGGACCTTGCGCTCCAGCTTCTTCTGGTAGCGCTTGCGGGCCATCTCGATGCGCCGCTTGGCGAGCGCCCGCTCGATGGCGCGGATGAGGTCGGTGAGCTTGGGTGGCTTGAGCAGGTAGTCCACCGCGCCTCGGCGCAGGCAGTCCACCGCGGACTCCGTGTCACCGTAGCCGGTGAGCATGATGACCGACGTGTCCGGCAGCCGCTCCCGAAGGTTCTCCAGCAGCCAGAGGCCGTCCTTGCCCGGCATCTTCATGTCGCTGATGACGAGCGGGGTGTCGTCCTCGCCCGCGACGTCGAGCGCCATCTCGGCGCCGCTCGCGACGACGCAGTTGTAGCCCTCTTCACGCAGGAGGACCGAGATGACGTCTCGCACGGAGTCGTCATCGTCGACGATGAGGATTCGGGGTGGGGCAGGGGGTATGGCTTCCACGGGGGAGATTCTAGAGGTTTCCGGGTTTCAATGGCGAATGAGTCAGGGAAATTACCACCTTCCTCCACTTGCCGGTTGACAGTCCAGTGTTCGGGTCCAGAAGAAGACCCTGGAAGTGGGCGGCTGGAGGTGGCTCTCCCTCACGCATGGGCTCGGGGGAGGCGATCATACCTGAAGGGCGCCAGGTCCATGCTCGTCCGCTCACCGAGGAGGGCTTGGGCCACCAGCTTCGCGGTGATGGGCGCCAGGAGGATGCCGTTGCGGAAGTGGCCGGTGGCCAGGAAGAGGCCCGGCATGGGGCCCTCTCCCAGGTAGGGGCGCTTGTCCTCGGTCCACGGACGGAAGCCGGCCCAGGTCTCCGTCACGGGGGCGTCGGCCAGCTCCGGGCACAGCTCCAGCGCCATGTCGAGGATGCGCGCCAGCCCCGCCGC
Encoded here:
- a CDS encoding HD-GYP domain-containing protein; the protein is MEAIPPAPPRILIVDDDDSVRDVISVLLREEGYNCVVASGAEMALDVAGEDDTPLVISDMKMPGKDGLWLLENLRERLPDTSVIMLTGYGDTESAVDCLRRGAVDYLLKPPKLTDLIRAIERALAKRRIEMARKRYQKKLERKVRDRTAELRSALHNIANTYQNTLLALVAALDAREHETSDHSLRVVSYTSAIATRMGIQGKELEEIGRGALLHDIGKIGVPDAVLLKPGKLTPDEWLEMRKHPEIGFQMIQAIPFLATPSAIVLSHQERFDGAGYPRGLQRQEIHIGARIFAVADTLDAMTSDRPYRKGTSFANAIQEIRRCANTQFDPEVVRAFLDIGEEGLIRIKEEMALKKLQLPQAEQEANDAEAELARLTDLDDDLEAAPAPPARPSTSEPAETKAPIIRSATGSEG